The following coding sequences lie in one Candidatus Eremiobacterota bacterium genomic window:
- the glf gene encoding UDP-galactopyranose mutase, which yields MRHPFDYLIVGAGFAGAVVAERLASDGGKRVLVIDRRNHIGGNAYDCLNDDGVLVHRYGPHIFHTNSDEVFAYLSQFTKWRPYEHRVRASVSGMLLPIPINLNTINSLYQLDLDSEQLERFFAARAERRVPCRTSEDVVVSRVGRELYELFFRGYTRKQWGLDPSDLDASVTARIPVRTNRDDRYFDDKHQAMPLDGYTRMFENMLDHPNVTVSVGVAFQDLIVERLARQVIFTGPIDEYFGYRYGKLPYRSLRFEHRTFEVGQLQAVAVVNYPNDQPYTRITEYKHLTGQKHAKTSVTYEYSQADGDPYYPIPRAENAAIYARYKNAADACPNVRFVGRLATYKYYNMDQVVAQSLATYAKIRGRRSWTEVA from the coding sequence ATGAGACATCCTTTCGACTATCTAATCGTCGGGGCCGGATTCGCAGGCGCCGTTGTAGCGGAACGGCTTGCATCGGACGGCGGAAAGCGCGTGCTGGTCATCGATCGCCGCAACCACATCGGCGGAAACGCTTACGACTGCCTCAACGACGACGGAGTGCTGGTCCATCGCTACGGGCCGCACATTTTCCATACGAACTCCGACGAAGTCTTCGCGTACCTTTCGCAATTTACCAAGTGGCGGCCCTACGAACATCGAGTGCGCGCCTCCGTCAGCGGTATGCTGTTGCCGATTCCTATTAACCTCAACACGATTAATTCACTCTATCAGCTCGACCTCGATTCCGAACAACTGGAGCGCTTCTTCGCCGCACGTGCCGAGCGAAGAGTTCCATGCCGAACTTCAGAGGACGTCGTTGTGTCGCGCGTAGGCCGCGAACTATACGAACTTTTCTTTCGCGGGTACACGCGCAAGCAGTGGGGTCTCGATCCGTCAGATTTGGACGCTTCCGTAACGGCTCGGATTCCAGTTCGCACGAACCGCGACGACCGGTATTTCGACGACAAGCATCAGGCGATGCCGCTCGACGGCTACACCCGGATGTTCGAAAACATGCTCGACCATCCGAACGTGACGGTCTCCGTCGGGGTGGCCTTCCAGGATCTCATCGTCGAACGACTCGCGCGGCAGGTTATCTTCACCGGCCCCATCGATGAGTATTTTGGATACCGCTACGGAAAGTTGCCGTACCGCTCGTTGCGATTCGAGCACCGAACGTTCGAGGTCGGGCAACTACAAGCCGTTGCGGTTGTGAACTACCCGAACGATCAGCCCTATACGCGGATCACCGAATACAAGCATCTGACCGGGCAGAAACACGCGAAAACGAGCGTGACCTACGAATATTCGCAGGCCGACGGAGACCCCTACTACCCGATTCCGCGCGCGGAGAATGCGGCGATCTATGCCCGATACAAAAATGCAGCCGATGCTTGTCCTAACGTACGCTTCGTTGGACGACTAGCGACCTACAAATATTACAACATGGACCAAGTAGTGGCGCAGAGCTTGGCAACGTACGCAAAGATCCGAGGCCGTCGGTCGTGGACGGAAGTCGCCTGA
- a CDS encoding glycoside hydrolase family 1 protein, translating into MDGSRLRIWAGVEPSLIRIGDRYVDQIRLTGHHERQSDIDCLAGLGVEAVRYPVLWERIAPQGLKSADWSWTDERLDRLRALHIEPIVTLLHHGSGPSYTELLDPDFPTKLAKFARAVAKRYQWVRYFTPVNEPLTTARFSALYGHWYPHESEDCAFAKALLNQVAGIARAMEAIREEIPHAELITTEDLGKTRSTARLAYQAAYENARRWSSVDLLCGTFDNNAAMRSWLDRIGLGINERELQRYRSMPSILGFNYYVTGERFLDERIDRYPGCAAGSNGLDTYVDTETVRVSAEMVDGVAGLLSEAWNRYGLPLAITEAHLGCTREEQVRWLEEIYRDAVELRSRGIEVRAMTVWSVFGAWEWNSLMTRSEGHYESGCFDCRATQIRPTLVASWTKARAGGIAFDHPVLDRRGWWRSASASRERPRRIAICGNSVTATHCAALCELRGLPATVLSDDLPVAQWSASLRDDRVWLIIDADSGWGSRPARLASSMDVSLLVLSTSTETSLTKSELASIMSVENPLIVRYAGFQDATTWLHRALDLMLDGETGVWNEVVPTNTSRAS; encoded by the coding sequence GTGGACGGAAGTCGCCTGAGAATTTGGGCGGGAGTCGAGCCGTCGCTCATTCGCATCGGCGACCGTTACGTGGACCAAATCCGGTTGACCGGGCATCACGAACGGCAGAGCGACATCGATTGCCTCGCCGGCTTGGGGGTGGAGGCGGTTCGCTATCCGGTCCTTTGGGAGCGCATTGCGCCCCAAGGCCTCAAGAGTGCGGACTGGAGTTGGACCGACGAACGTCTCGATCGCCTTCGAGCGTTGCACATCGAGCCGATCGTGACGCTGCTGCATCACGGCAGCGGACCCTCATATACCGAGCTTTTGGATCCTGACTTCCCAACGAAACTGGCGAAATTCGCGCGTGCAGTCGCCAAGCGCTATCAGTGGGTCCGTTACTTCACACCCGTGAACGAGCCGCTCACTACCGCCCGGTTCAGTGCGTTGTACGGACACTGGTATCCGCACGAAAGCGAAGACTGCGCCTTCGCAAAGGCTCTGCTCAACCAGGTAGCGGGCATCGCACGCGCAATGGAGGCGATTCGCGAGGAGATTCCACACGCCGAACTGATCACGACCGAGGATTTGGGAAAGACTCGTTCGACCGCACGGCTCGCCTATCAAGCCGCCTACGAAAACGCGCGGCGCTGGAGCAGCGTCGATCTCTTATGCGGAACGTTCGATAACAACGCGGCGATGCGCTCGTGGCTCGATCGTATTGGTCTTGGCATAAACGAGCGCGAGCTGCAGCGCTACCGCTCGATGCCTTCGATCTTGGGCTTCAACTATTACGTCACCGGAGAGCGATTTTTGGACGAACGGATCGATCGTTACCCGGGCTGCGCCGCCGGTAGCAATGGTCTCGACACGTATGTCGATACCGAAACGGTGCGCGTATCTGCTGAGATGGTTGACGGAGTTGCCGGCCTCCTGAGCGAGGCCTGGAATCGTTACGGTCTTCCGCTTGCAATCACCGAGGCGCATCTGGGCTGCACTCGTGAGGAGCAAGTTCGCTGGCTCGAAGAAATCTATCGCGATGCGGTAGAACTGCGAAGTCGCGGAATTGAAGTGCGGGCGATGACTGTCTGGTCGGTCTTTGGCGCCTGGGAATGGAACTCGCTGATGACTCGCTCGGAAGGACATTACGAGTCCGGCTGCTTCGATTGCCGTGCGACACAAATAAGGCCAACGCTCGTCGCATCGTGGACAAAAGCGCGTGCCGGGGGAATCGCGTTCGATCATCCCGTGCTCGATCGACGTGGGTGGTGGCGAAGTGCATCGGCTTCGCGGGAGCGGCCTCGCCGCATCGCGATCTGCGGCAACTCCGTTACCGCGACCCACTGCGCGGCGCTCTGCGAACTGCGCGGACTTCCGGCGACCGTGCTTTCCGACGACTTGCCCGTCGCTCAATGGTCCGCAAGCCTACGCGACGATCGTGTATGGCTCATCATCGACGCGGACTCTGGATGGGGCTCTCGACCGGCTCGACTCGCGAGCAGCATGGACGTTTCGCTACTCGTGCTCTCGACGTCGACCGAAACTTCGCTGACAAAGTCTGAGCTAGCCTCGATCATGTCAGTGGAAAATCCTTTGATCGTCCGTTATGCCGGCTTTCAAGACGCCACGACTTGGTTACATCGCGCGCTCGACCTTATGCTAGACGGAGAAACCGGCGTCTGGAACGAGGTCGTGCCAACAAATACGTCGAGGGCGTCGTGA
- a CDS encoding glycosyltransferase family 2 protein produces the protein MTAATYILPIRLQNAENVVELGGYLQSLNGIEIVVIDGSDAATFAALDSTIGHFAKHLPADARHRGSNGKACAVLSGLAAAEGAKIIVADDDVRYDAKALGEVLERLDDADIVRPQNYFRPAPWHAVLDGARSLINRALDGDWPGTLAFRREALPFGYRTDVLFENFQLVRTIRARGGRELVCRDVFVRRLPPTFRHFLDQRVRQAYDEFARPARLIVALAILPIILVAAAMRSWIAIEGIVGLALALASFGWLRGGAFRYFSIFSVLAAPLWVMERAVCSWLALYERVRFGGVRYAGTVIATASRRPSELL, from the coding sequence ATGACCGCAGCAACCTACATACTCCCAATTCGGTTGCAAAACGCCGAGAACGTCGTCGAACTTGGCGGTTACTTGCAGTCACTGAACGGGATCGAAATCGTCGTCATCGACGGTTCGGACGCAGCAACCTTCGCCGCGTTGGACTCGACGATCGGCCACTTTGCGAAACATTTGCCGGCAGATGCGCGCCACCGCGGGTCGAACGGAAAAGCCTGCGCCGTCTTGAGCGGGCTCGCTGCCGCCGAGGGTGCCAAGATTATCGTTGCTGACGATGACGTGCGCTATGACGCTAAAGCACTCGGCGAAGTTTTGGAACGCCTCGACGACGCAGATATCGTCCGTCCGCAAAATTACTTTCGGCCGGCGCCCTGGCATGCCGTGCTCGACGGCGCGCGATCGCTGATCAATCGCGCTCTCGACGGCGATTGGCCCGGTACCCTGGCGTTTCGTCGAGAGGCGCTTCCGTTCGGTTATAGGACCGACGTTCTCTTCGAGAACTTCCAACTGGTTCGAACGATTCGAGCACGAGGCGGCCGCGAACTGGTTTGCCGTGACGTATTCGTGCGGCGGCTTCCGCCCACGTTCCGCCACTTCCTGGACCAACGCGTTCGCCAAGCGTACGATGAGTTCGCGCGACCTGCGCGTCTGATCGTAGCACTCGCGATTTTGCCGATTATTCTCGTGGCTGCTGCCATGCGGTCATGGATTGCGATCGAAGGAATAGTGGGCCTCGCCCTGGCCCTCGCGTCGTTCGGATGGCTGCGAGGCGGCGCGTTTCGCTACTTCAGCATTTTCTCCGTGCTGGCGGCTCCGCTCTGGGTGATGGAACGCGCCGTATGCTCGTGGTTAGCGTTGTACGAGCGAGTCCGGTTCGGCGGAGTACGTTACGCCGGCACGGTTATCGCGACGGCCTCGCGCCGGCCTTCGGAACTCTTGTGA
- a CDS encoding YqcI/YcgG family protein: MTIAQALSLYEKANPFDSPSALRDSNYSAYIQNRLTRLLDWREPLPRARLADRALRAFLTGGRFPCVAGRAAVASGGYRFGYYGDFADLSSTHGIARDLAAFVAERPSMTGPYATFIAVFDGPRSCDERWFEQSLWCRLQSLADLDRRYFRWDPAVSGDPASPQFAFSFAEEAFFVVGMHPNSSRLGRRFFLPALAFNSHRQFAEARRTGRFERLQRMIRKNEIALQGSINPELCEFGERSEARQYSGRPTETGWRCPFRPHS; the protein is encoded by the coding sequence ATGACTATCGCTCAAGCATTGTCGCTGTACGAAAAAGCGAATCCCTTCGATTCGCCCTCCGCGTTGCGTGATAGCAACTATTCGGCTTACATACAAAACCGCTTGACGCGTCTGCTTGACTGGCGTGAGCCACTTCCGCGGGCGCGCCTGGCAGACCGCGCGCTGCGTGCGTTTCTGACGGGCGGGCGCTTCCCTTGCGTCGCGGGACGTGCCGCGGTCGCATCGGGTGGTTACCGATTCGGCTACTATGGGGACTTCGCCGATCTCTCGTCAACACACGGTATTGCGCGAGACCTCGCAGCGTTCGTTGCGGAGCGGCCTTCCATGACAGGGCCATACGCAACGTTCATCGCCGTTTTTGACGGGCCGCGATCGTGCGACGAACGGTGGTTCGAGCAATCGTTGTGGTGCCGATTGCAGAGTCTGGCCGATCTCGATCGACGATATTTCCGTTGGGATCCCGCGGTCTCCGGCGATCCCGCATCGCCTCAATTCGCATTCAGCTTTGCAGAAGAAGCATTCTTCGTGGTTGGGATGCACCCGAACAGTTCTCGCCTGGGACGCCGTTTTTTTCTCCCGGCCCTCGCATTTAATTCGCACCGTCAGTTCGCCGAGGCGCGGCGCACAGGCCGCTTCGAGCGTCTTCAGCGTATGATCCGAAAAAATGAGATAGCGCTCCAGGGTTCGATCAATCCCGAACTCTGCGAGTTCGGCGAGCGCAGCGAAGCCCGTCAGTACTCCGGGAGGCCGACGGAGACAGGTTGGCGATGCCCCTTCCGCCCCCATTCGTAG
- a CDS encoding urea carboxylase-associated family protein, whose amino-acid sequence MPLPPPFVEIPAQSGAALVVRHGDMVRVVDPFGQQVADVALYDAADPRDFFSPGRTIDYNASLRLRPGDCLYSQRGVALARVVEDTVGTHDMLLAPCSRRMFARRGESGHPSCHASMTAALSPFGIDADMITATLNVFMHVAVSSSGSIRILPPASRPGDAFALEALVDIVVAITACASELTNNGSCKPIRYALICGTPPGCIER is encoded by the coding sequence ATGCCCCTTCCGCCCCCATTCGTAGAGATCCCAGCGCAATCGGGCGCTGCGCTCGTCGTGCGGCACGGCGACATGGTGCGGGTCGTCGATCCCTTCGGACAGCAGGTGGCGGATGTCGCGCTCTATGATGCAGCCGACCCACGAGATTTTTTTTCGCCGGGCCGCACTATAGACTACAATGCTTCCTTGCGCCTGCGACCCGGCGATTGTCTCTATTCACAACGGGGCGTCGCACTCGCTCGCGTCGTCGAGGACACGGTCGGCACTCACGATATGCTACTGGCTCCCTGCAGCCGGCGCATGTTTGCACGGCGCGGAGAGAGCGGCCATCCGAGCTGCCACGCGAGCATGACCGCCGCGTTGAGCCCTTTCGGTATCGACGCCGACATGATCACGGCGACGTTGAATGTTTTCATGCACGTGGCAGTAAGCTCGTCGGGAAGCATTCGAATTTTGCCTCCAGCATCGCGGCCGGGTGATGCGTTCGCTTTGGAAGCGCTCGTCGACATCGTCGTCGCGATTACGGCCTGTGCCTCCGAGCTCACCAACAACGGAAGCTGTAAGCCTATTCGTTACGCGCTGATTTGCGGCACGCCGCCGGGCTGCATCGAGCGTTGA
- a CDS encoding TonB-dependent receptor produces the protein MFPLLVAACCLIGGNVHTPAGAPIAQAQLTFRGPKFATVSTDAKGTFAVAIPAGRYDLSVVAKGYAGVTVNTGDLNDGAHISVILEPSDTPKLRTIGQVTVNGGYTLDRSVIPEMDVSRAQMDALGYSQVLEALQEVPSVVIQHPDAGAPTAPEVVSLRGPDPSEAMVTLDRQQLNDGNTGDIDLSQFAVPAFNSVNVTEGLGPTDLEGSNTFGGAVNFVSLRPTQENHLNLSTSAGSYGTTQSWINATGSIGKLGYALAGDSFQQAGQVNEYDWVVPANNLPIYCGPATKTKTPNCPFHTHLGSSIAARLGLVNLDYNFSQHADVGFRLFTLGDNRDESGALNGIAGNPACVFSGPGPACAFSPSATDSSNAVPNPVFGEHIGQGSATFAQSIRAYDAYSRSPLGSGTLSADVYADDNNVDFVGGAVSPYDVSHLDTRYNEGLSWGRTFDDSEFAVGGYARQETLSGLGIDETLAQSIDSYFFRGAQQLGNNVRLSGGLYDADYSTFGNTLNWRLGLSDDLGTSSVVRFSVGTGFRPPLLLERYFFPPVVVNGKLQPNPGLPPLDSNCVTVNGDPNERPEHATEYELGFSHLFSSTSNLDVSIYRSNLRDTIENYYPGGGAQSFCGTPQGFAYEIPINIGNAVYEGAEARYKQTFPRLNLTATFSYGLNVAYPYALGPFVSNPTSGGTLVDYQQFLGVPQQQGSAVLAWARNGWHASTALTFAGRNNTLNQPPYTLVDGAIGKNFGHIDFTIAATNLFSTAAGPFTLYDAGIPYRGLYSGPTNSQYLANTPTNALFIEPAALKFIVTVHE, from the coding sequence ATGTTTCCTTTACTCGTCGCGGCGTGCTGCTTAATCGGCGGCAACGTCCATACGCCGGCCGGCGCGCCGATCGCGCAGGCACAACTAACGTTCCGCGGTCCGAAGTTTGCGACGGTCTCGACCGACGCGAAAGGTACTTTCGCGGTCGCCATTCCGGCAGGCAGATACGATCTTTCGGTCGTCGCTAAGGGCTATGCCGGGGTCACCGTCAATACCGGTGATCTGAACGACGGAGCCCACATCTCCGTAATTCTGGAACCGAGCGACACACCCAAACTGCGCACCATCGGCCAAGTGACGGTCAATGGCGGCTACACGCTCGATCGCAGCGTCATACCCGAAATGGACGTCTCGCGCGCGCAGATGGACGCACTCGGATACTCGCAAGTGCTCGAGGCGCTGCAGGAAGTTCCTTCGGTCGTCATTCAGCATCCCGACGCCGGCGCGCCGACGGCGCCGGAGGTTGTCTCGCTCCGCGGACCGGATCCTTCGGAAGCTATGGTGACGCTCGATCGTCAGCAACTGAATGACGGCAACACCGGCGACATCGACCTTTCCCAGTTTGCGGTGCCGGCCTTTAACAGCGTTAACGTCACCGAAGGTCTCGGGCCAACAGATTTAGAGGGAAGCAATACCTTCGGCGGTGCGGTCAACTTCGTTTCGCTCCGACCGACACAAGAGAATCATCTCAACTTGTCGACATCCGCCGGTTCGTACGGCACGACCCAAAGTTGGATCAATGCCACCGGATCGATCGGCAAGCTCGGTTATGCGCTCGCGGGGGACAGCTTTCAGCAAGCCGGCCAAGTGAACGAATACGATTGGGTTGTCCCGGCAAACAATTTGCCTATCTATTGCGGACCGGCGACAAAAACGAAGACTCCTAACTGCCCCTTCCACACGCACCTAGGGTCCTCGATTGCCGCCAGACTCGGGCTCGTGAATCTCGACTATAACTTCTCGCAGCACGCCGACGTAGGATTTCGTCTCTTCACGTTGGGAGACAATCGCGACGAGTCCGGCGCGCTCAACGGAATCGCCGGCAACCCGGCCTGCGTCTTTAGCGGACCCGGACCTGCCTGCGCTTTTTCGCCTTCCGCCACCGACTCGTCGAATGCCGTACCGAACCCGGTTTTCGGCGAGCACATCGGTCAAGGAAGCGCGACGTTTGCTCAGAGTATCCGGGCGTACGATGCCTACTCGCGCTCGCCGCTGGGCTCGGGGACGCTCTCGGCCGACGTTTACGCCGACGACAATAACGTCGATTTCGTTGGCGGAGCGGTCTCGCCGTACGACGTTTCACACCTCGACACGAGGTACAACGAAGGGCTTTCGTGGGGTCGCACCTTTGACGATAGCGAGTTTGCTGTTGGAGGGTATGCGCGTCAGGAAACGCTCTCAGGCCTTGGCATCGATGAAACGCTCGCGCAGAGCATTGATTCGTACTTTTTTCGCGGAGCGCAGCAGCTGGGAAACAACGTCCGCCTCTCCGGCGGGCTGTACGACGCCGACTACTCGACCTTCGGGAACACCCTCAACTGGCGGCTCGGTCTGAGTGACGATCTCGGTACCTCCAGCGTGGTACGGTTTTCAGTCGGCACCGGGTTTCGGCCGCCGTTACTCTTGGAGCGTTACTTCTTTCCGCCTGTGGTCGTCAACGGAAAACTGCAGCCGAATCCAGGCCTCCCGCCATTGGATTCCAACTGCGTGACGGTCAACGGCGATCCGAACGAGCGCCCAGAGCACGCGACGGAGTACGAGCTGGGCTTCTCACATCTATTCTCGAGTACGTCGAATCTCGACGTTTCGATCTATCGCTCGAACCTGCGCGATACGATTGAGAATTACTACCCCGGCGGGGGCGCGCAAAGCTTCTGCGGCACACCCCAAGGGTTTGCCTATGAGATTCCGATCAACATCGGCAATGCCGTGTACGAAGGCGCCGAAGCTCGGTACAAACAGACGTTTCCACGCCTGAATCTGACGGCGACGTTCTCATACGGGCTCAACGTCGCCTATCCGTACGCGCTCGGACCGTTCGTTTCAAATCCGACGTCGGGTGGAACGCTCGTCGATTATCAACAGTTCCTCGGCGTACCGCAACAGCAAGGCTCGGCGGTCCTTGCCTGGGCGCGCAACGGGTGGCACGCTTCGACGGCACTGACCTTCGCGGGAAGGAACAACACGCTCAATCAGCCGCCGTATACCCTGGTCGACGGTGCCATCGGCAAGAACTTCGGCCACATCGACTTCACGATTGCGGCAACGAATCTCTTTAGCACCGCCGCCGGTCCGTTCACGCTTTACGATGCGGGCATCCCCTACCGCGGTTTGTACTCCGGCCCGACCAACAGCCAATACCTTGCCAACACTCCGACCAACGCGCTCTTCATCGAACCGGCGGCGCTAAAGTTTATCGTCACGGTGCACGAATGA
- a CDS encoding slipin family protein — protein MPLTTLSPSARGAGVGSSTSSKFRANPIAIVAGVATLLIGLELRHTTGNLAFAVAGAIAFVVIVLSLQMAYPWESAVVLRAGKFRRLAGPGLFFLLPVVDSVALWIDQRVQTSTFTAEETLTKDTVPVDVDAVLFWVVWDAKKAALEVTSYQQAIQWAAQTALRDIIGTTSLADLLSSRQMVDEALQKAIDARSTPWGITVNSVEIRDIKIPDNLQDAMSRQAQAQRESQARVILGDAEKQIAQSFVDAAKQYEGNPMALHLRAMNMLYEGLKEKGAMIVVPSTAVETMGLGTIGGLASLSGAAPSAE, from the coding sequence ATGCCTCTAACGACACTTTCTCCATCGGCGCGCGGCGCCGGGGTGGGTTCCAGTACGAGTTCGAAATTTCGAGCAAACCCAATCGCAATCGTTGCCGGCGTCGCTACGCTGCTGATTGGACTTGAACTCCGGCATACGACCGGCAACCTGGCGTTTGCCGTGGCCGGCGCGATCGCGTTCGTCGTTATCGTGCTGAGTTTACAAATGGCATACCCGTGGGAGTCGGCGGTCGTCTTGCGAGCGGGAAAATTCCGCCGGCTAGCCGGACCGGGCCTCTTTTTCCTTCTGCCCGTGGTCGATAGCGTGGCACTTTGGATCGACCAGCGCGTTCAAACATCAACCTTCACAGCAGAGGAAACACTGACGAAGGACACGGTGCCGGTCGACGTCGATGCGGTTCTCTTCTGGGTAGTCTGGGATGCCAAGAAAGCCGCGTTGGAAGTGACGTCCTATCAACAGGCGATTCAGTGGGCGGCGCAAACTGCCTTGCGGGATATCATCGGCACGACCTCTCTCGCCGATCTGCTCTCCAGTCGTCAAATGGTTGATGAGGCTCTGCAAAAGGCCATTGACGCGCGAAGCACACCGTGGGGCATCACGGTAAACTCCGTAGAAATCCGTGACATCAAGATCCCGGATAATTTGCAGGACGCAATGTCGCGCCAAGCGCAGGCGCAGCGCGAGAGCCAGGCGCGGGTGATTCTCGGCGATGCCGAAAAGCAAATTGCTCAATCTTTCGTCGATGCCGCGAAACAATATGAAGGAAACCCGATGGCCTTGCATCTGCGCGCCATGAATATGCTGTACGAGGGCCTCAAAGAAAAAGGCGCCATGATCGTCGTGCCAAGCACGGCCGTTGAAACGATGGGATTAGGCACGATCGGCGGATTAGCGTCCCTATCCGGAGCGGCGCCGTCTGCCGAGTAG
- a CDS encoding GntR family transcriptional regulator, whose protein sequence is MKVSDLSIDAHSALPVYAQLRDQIIQAIGRGALRPNVQLPTVREIAIHLQINPNTVNRAYMELEREGVLITARGRGTFVGTGARRMEPEARRARLRDVARRSLAEAAAAGFDARELLRAITSVARKEK, encoded by the coding sequence GTGAAGGTAAGCGACTTATCGATCGATGCCCACAGCGCGCTACCGGTGTACGCGCAACTGCGCGATCAGATTATCCAGGCCATCGGGCGCGGAGCTTTGCGGCCAAACGTCCAGTTGCCGACGGTTCGAGAGATTGCCATACATTTGCAGATAAACCCGAACACCGTGAACCGCGCGTACATGGAACTCGAGCGGGAGGGCGTCTTGATCACGGCGCGAGGCCGCGGCACGTTCGTTGGTACGGGCGCGCGCCGAATGGAGCCGGAGGCTCGCCGCGCTCGCCTGCGTGACGTCGCACGCCGTTCGCTGGCCGAAGCAGCGGCCGCTGGTTTCGATGCTCGCGAGTTGCTAAGAGCTATTACTTCAGTGGCCAGAAAAGAAAAGTAG